The proteins below come from a single Ictidomys tridecemlineatus isolate mIctTri1 chromosome 8, mIctTri1.hap1, whole genome shotgun sequence genomic window:
- the LOC101955063 gene encoding olfactory receptor 2B6: MALINESHPEEFILLGLDDLPWLELPLFIVLLITYPMTMMGNIAIILVSKLDPRLNSPMYFFLTNLSFLDMCLTTSIVAQMLLNLGSSKKTISYVGCVVQLYVFHFMGATECLLLAIMSFDRYVAICRPLHYTLIMNQRICILLACVMWLTGVLFALSEATLTLQLPLCGVNKLDHLLCEIPVLIKTACGEKEANELALSVVCIFILVIPLCLIFSSYASIGHAVLKIKSSEGRKKAFGTCSSHLIVVSLFYGPAISMYLQPSSSITRDQPKFMALFYGVVTSTVNPFIYTLRNKDVKEALGNLVRNIFISK, from the coding sequence ATGGCACTTATTAATGAAAGCCACCCTGAAGAGTTTATCCTACTAGGCTTAGATGATCTGCCTTGGCTAGAGCTTCCCCTATTCATTGTTCTTCTTATTACATACCCCATGACCATGATGGGAAACATTGCCATCATTCTAGTGTCCAAGTTAGACCCCCGTCTCAATAGtcccatgtatttcttcctcaCCAACCTCTCCTTTTTAGACATGTGTTTAACCACAAGCATTGTGGCTCAGATGCTGTTAAACCTGGGAAGCTCTAAGAAGACCATCAGCTATGTAGGATGTGTTGTTCAGCTTTATGTCTTCCACTTTATGGGGGCCACAGAATGTCTTCTCTTGGCTATCATGTCCTTTGACCGCTACGTGGCCATCTGCAGGCCTCTGCACTACACCCTCATCATGAATCAACGCATCTGCATCTTATTAGCATGTGTTATGTGGCTGACTGGAGTGCTCTTTGCTTTATCGGAGGCCACACTTACCTTACAATTGCCATTGTGTGGTGTCAATAAACTGGATCACTTGTTGTGTGAGATTCCAGTTCTGATAAAGACTGCCTGTGGTGAAAAGGAAGCTAATGAACTTGCACTGTCTGtggtgtgtatttttattttagttattcctttatgtttaattttctccTCTTATGCTAGTATTGGACATGCTGTACTTAAGATTAAATCTTCTGAGGGAAGGAAAAAGGCCTTTGGAACATGTTCTTCTCATCTTATTGTAGTTTCCTTATTTTATGGTCCAGCTATTAGCATGTATCTTCAGCCTTCCTCCTCCATCACAAGGGACCAGCCCAAGTTCATGGCTCTCTTCTATGGAGTGGTGACTTCTACAGTCAACCCCTTCATCTATACCCTGAGGAATAAAGATGTAAAAGAGGCATTAGGCAACCTAGtgagaaacattttcatttcaaagtGA